In a genomic window of Polyodon spathula isolate WHYD16114869_AA chromosome 21, ASM1765450v1, whole genome shotgun sequence:
- the LOC121296674 gene encoding purine nucleoside phosphorylase-like produces MASGNECSYAFEDYKETADWLLAQTEMRLKVAVICGSSLGALAELFENQTAIPYKDIPHFPQSTGTASLPPHSIQDLCQRSATITVTMTFLSVRTVYSMVAGPSYETTAECNMLQMLGADAVGMSTVPEVILARHCGLRVFSLSLITNKVVMNYNSHEKVNHEDVLRTSKLQAEDLQNLVICLVAKLG; encoded by the exons CTATGCTTTTGAGGATTACAAAGAGACAGCTGACTGGCTTCTGGCACAGACTGAGATGCGTCTGAAGGTGGCTGTTATCTGTGGCTCCAGTCTGGGAGCCTTGGCTGAGCTGTTTGAGAACCAGACTGCCATCCCCTACAAGGACATCCCCCACTTCCCACAGAGCACAGGTACTGCAAGCCTGCCTCCCCATTCCATCCAAGACCTGTGCCAACGTTCAGCTACAATAACAGTTACTATGACATT TCTGAGTGTGAGAACGGTGTACAGCATGGTAGCTGGGCCTTCGTACGAGACGACTGCAGAATGCAACATGCTCCAGATGCTGGGGGCAGATGCTGTTG GCATGAGCACCGTTCCAGAGGTGATCCTGGCCAGGCACTGCGGGCTGCGGGTGTTCAGCCTGTCGCTTATCACCAACAAAGTTGTGATGAACTACAACAGCCACGAGAAGGTCAACCATGAGGACGTCCTCAGGACATCCAAACTCCAGGCAGAGGACTTGCAGAATCTGGTCATCTGCCTCGTAGCCAAGTTGGGGTAG
- the LOC121296000 gene encoding calretinin-like isoform X2 yields MANKQQPPFLHLAELTSSQFLDIWKHFDSDGNGYIEGKELESFFTELEKARRGAGVGGPSSNISEKMKEFMQKFDKNADGRIELSELAQILPTDENFLLCFRQFVSSSSEFMEAWRKYDIDRSGYIEANELKNFLSDLLKKANRHYDDQKLHEYTQTILKMFDTNGDGKLGLSEMARLLPVQENFLLKFQGVKLNAEQFNAIFTYYDKDGNGYIDEQELDALLKDLYEKNNKDMDIHNLTSYRQTIMSLSDGGKLYRKELEIVLCQAAIL; encoded by the exons ATGGCCAACAAACAACAGCCCCCTTTTCTGCACCTGGCGGAACTCACATCCTCGCAGTTCCTGGATATTTGGAAGCACTTTGACTCCGACG GCAATGGGTACATCGAAGGGAAAGAGCTGGAGAGCTTTTTCACAGAATTGGAGAAggcgaggagaggagcaggagtg GGCGGCCCAAGCTCCAATATTtcagaaaaaatgaaagaatTCATGCAGAAATTCGACAAGAATGCTGACGGGAGAATTGAACTGTCAGAG CTGGCTCAGATTCTACCCACAGATGAGAACTTCCTGCTGTGTTTTAGACAATTTGTCAGCTCCAGCTCTGAGTTTATGGAG GCTTGGAGGAAGTATGACATTGACCGCAGTGGGTATATCGAAGCCAATGAACTCAAG AATTTCTTGTCAGACTTGTTAAAGAAGGCCAACAGGCACTATGATGATCAGAAGCTGCATGAGTACACACAGACAATA CTTAAAATGTTTGATACCAATGGAGATGGGAAGCTGGGACTGTCTGAAATGGCCAG GTTATTACCAGTCCAGGAAAACTTTCTTCTCAAATTCCAG GGAGTGAAATTAAATGCAGAACAGTTCAACGCAATATTCACATACTACGACAAG gaTGGCAATGGCTACATCGATGAGCAGGAGCTGGACGCACTGCTTAAAGACCTCTATGAGAAGAACAACAAA GACATGGACATCCACAACCTGACCAGCTACAGGCAGACCATCATGTCCCTGTCGGACGGGGGGAAGCTGTACCGCAAAGAGCTGGAGATCGTGCTGTGCCAAGCGGCCATTCTttga
- the LOC121296000 gene encoding calretinin-like isoform X1 has translation MANKQQPPFLHLAELTSSQFLDIWKHFDSDGNGYIEGKELESFFTELEKARRGAGVGGPSSNISEKMKEFMQKFDKNADGRIELSELAQILPTDENFLLCFRQFVSSSSEFMEAWRKYDIDRSGYIEANELKNFLSDLLKKANRHYDDQKLHEYTQTILKMFDTNGDGKLGLSEMARLLPVQENFLLKFQGVKLNAEQFNAIFTYYDKDGNGYIDEQELDALLKDLYEKNNKQDMDIHNLTSYRQTIMSLSDGGKLYRKELEIVLCQAAIL, from the exons ATGGCCAACAAACAACAGCCCCCTTTTCTGCACCTGGCGGAACTCACATCCTCGCAGTTCCTGGATATTTGGAAGCACTTTGACTCCGACG GCAATGGGTACATCGAAGGGAAAGAGCTGGAGAGCTTTTTCACAGAATTGGAGAAggcgaggagaggagcaggagtg GGCGGCCCAAGCTCCAATATTtcagaaaaaatgaaagaatTCATGCAGAAATTCGACAAGAATGCTGACGGGAGAATTGAACTGTCAGAG CTGGCTCAGATTCTACCCACAGATGAGAACTTCCTGCTGTGTTTTAGACAATTTGTCAGCTCCAGCTCTGAGTTTATGGAG GCTTGGAGGAAGTATGACATTGACCGCAGTGGGTATATCGAAGCCAATGAACTCAAG AATTTCTTGTCAGACTTGTTAAAGAAGGCCAACAGGCACTATGATGATCAGAAGCTGCATGAGTACACACAGACAATA CTTAAAATGTTTGATACCAATGGAGATGGGAAGCTGGGACTGTCTGAAATGGCCAG GTTATTACCAGTCCAGGAAAACTTTCTTCTCAAATTCCAG GGAGTGAAATTAAATGCAGAACAGTTCAACGCAATATTCACATACTACGACAAG gaTGGCAATGGCTACATCGATGAGCAGGAGCTGGACGCACTGCTTAAAGACCTCTATGAGAAGAACAACAAA CAGGACATGGACATCCACAACCTGACCAGCTACAGGCAGACCATCATGTCCCTGTCGGACGGGGGGAAGCTGTACCGCAAAGAGCTGGAGATCGTGCTGTGCCAAGCGGCCATTCTttga